The genomic window CTGAGTTTCTCGCGTATGCCTTCAGTTATTTTTGGACAAAAGGCATAAATTTACCAATGAACCTCCACACACGCAAACACTAAGTTAACATGCTAGGAAAAAGTTGCATGATTTGGTACAGTTGGTTTGCCCCTTGTTATTTGATACCTGGTAGGACGATGCTGCATGATTTGCTACAGCTGACCGATGACTAAGCAACCATGTTGTTTTGAATGAGCCATTATTGAATAATGGATCGCTTAATTTCGTTATGTTGTGCAGGAGGACGAGCTTGGACTGCCACCGGTACCTCGAGCTTCGCTCCGTAGTTAGAACCTGGAAGTATTTCCCGTCCTTGTTCTCAGTGTTACCTCATTGTTAATGATGCGAGAGAAGTCTTTGTGTTTGTACTTAAACAATCCTTGTATGCCATTTCTTGATGGTACTGCTTCCTGCGGTTAAGCTGTGCAATGTAGCTAGTTTCCGGCTCTGTTTTGCTCTATCCTGGCCATATGGGAATTCTGAATTTGCGACGATCTGAATGTCCGTGCATATCATTCATCTTTTCCTGATGGTCGTTCGGTTTTGGGGTAGCGATGCACTCTCATCATACATAGTTAGTTGCCAGCAGTGCATATATGTCATCATACACCGGTAGGTTTCTTGGTTGCAATAGGGAGAACAGAAGTTGCTGAAAAACAGTGGTAGATTTGCCAGATAGTCATAATACAGAGGTCAGAAGGTGACATCTCTTTTACTTATCCTGTGCATATTTTTTCCCTATATTTGTAACAAAAGATGGAGGCAAGATAAGTATGAAGCCTGAGGGGGGAAGAAATATCTTTTGGAATGGTACAAAAATTTGGTCCCGTGGGAGGACTCACTCATTGAGGTGGACAGCCAATAGGAGGAGAGCACATGGCCCCACTGTTATCCAGACAGGACACACTCACGGCAGTATATAAGCAGGCACTGCTTAGCCTGATCGTCAAGCTAACTACAGCAAAGCAAGCGAGCACCACAACCTCGTATTCAGATTTCTAGATAGACAGGATCAGATTAACCAGAAGATGATGCAGGCCACCGTTGCCTTGTCGGCCGTGCTGACTGTCGCCGTAAGGGGCaggccggcggcgaggaggaggagcgccaccGTGGCCGCCGGCGGCAGAAGGATGCCGGGCGGTGCCGTTCGTGCATCGGCCGCCGCGGCGCCGGAGGCGGACTACAGCTCCAGCGTCTCGTACGTTTTCTCTACCTCTTTGGTCACTGATTGAGCTTGAGCCGAGCCGTTGATCATCTGTCATCTGGTGGTTGCCATATCGTCCGGCCAATGCGGGCGGGGTGCAGGGTGTTCCCCATGGAGGCCTGCGACCTGGTCGGCGGCGAGGCCTGCGACGCGCAGATGTACCCGGAGACGAagctcggcgccggcgccggtggccCGGCTGCCGCCGTCGCGAGGGCGCCGGAGGTGGAGAGGGAGTACCTATCCTACGACGAGCCAAAAACGTAACCCTGCCCTCACAATCATATTAGCTGTAGCACTTCACCTGTCAGGCTGTCACTATAAATGGAAACTGTGTGTGTGGATGGAATGGATGCAGGGTGTTCCCGGACGAGGCGTGCGACGATCTCGGCGGCGAGTTCTGCGAGGCGCCCTACCAAACCAGCAAGTAACTAACTCAAGCAGCTACTACGAACTACtattagtgtaaaaaacgctcttattcTCAGCAGAGGTCGATCGATGTATatcat from Triticum aestivum cultivar Chinese Spring chromosome 3B, IWGSC CS RefSeq v2.1, whole genome shotgun sequence includes these protein-coding regions:
- the LOC123068693 gene encoding light-regulated protein, chloroplastic — translated: MMQATVALSAVLTVAVRGRPAARRRSATVAAGGRRMPGGAVRASAAAAPEADYSSSVSVFPMEACDLVGGEACDAQMYPETKLGAGAGGPAAAVARAPEVEREYLSYDEPKTVFPDEACDDLGGEFCEAPYQTSK